The proteins below come from a single Gimesia alba genomic window:
- a CDS encoding ATP-binding protein, with protein MAKKKATRRRRSQSKSASSVASPSSKETAIANTIARATPIIRAWAVRDENAYKQAKENVAAALLSNSHSSATLLERVLLLASIRLSVQGLPGYATLDFDHLFQIDRAAEQITTYIDDSSQQRPLNFVMLASPGSGKSHFINCLASSLAYTGIRPIVFNMASLQRNEDLIPPLEFARNLKVEDHIPLLFLDEFDSSPTNFPLLLPLLWDGALNIGQRELKLGKVVIVMAGSDPSIPATMQHARSMRAEIPLMDGQSPKLVDLFSRINGGVLNIPTFYDRSEGVDRRPDKLCIAMQLLRHRFGRQLKYVSSGLLRFIAAAHFRYSVRSIAHLIDQIPQKESPETLFAKDCELPPSKVETLKNSSLAYHLIHEDQAYGIAQLWKEAFSRESIVPIHSNVITRYGTPTGPIPDEFADFIVRQMLEEIGNDPANPFKAN; from the coding sequence ATGGCAAAGAAAAAGGCAACTCGACGACGTCGTTCGCAATCAAAGTCTGCTTCGTCGGTCGCCTCGCCAAGCTCAAAAGAAACTGCAATTGCAAACACAATTGCTCGCGCAACGCCAATCATCCGCGCTTGGGCAGTTCGTGATGAGAATGCCTACAAACAGGCCAAAGAAAACGTAGCGGCTGCACTTCTATCAAATTCGCATTCATCAGCAACACTTCTCGAGCGTGTCCTACTACTGGCGAGCATTCGCCTGAGTGTTCAGGGACTTCCTGGCTACGCTACACTCGACTTTGATCACCTTTTCCAGATCGACCGGGCGGCAGAGCAAATCACGACCTATATTGATGATTCATCGCAGCAGCGTCCGCTCAATTTCGTAATGCTCGCTTCTCCAGGAAGTGGAAAATCCCACTTCATAAACTGTCTTGCCAGCTCTCTGGCATATACTGGTATTCGGCCTATTGTTTTCAACATGGCAAGTCTACAGAGAAACGAAGACCTGATACCACCGCTGGAGTTTGCTCGAAACCTAAAAGTCGAGGACCACATCCCCTTGCTGTTTCTCGATGAATTTGACAGTTCACCCACAAACTTTCCGCTGTTATTGCCGTTGTTGTGGGATGGTGCCCTAAACATTGGGCAAAGGGAACTTAAACTTGGAAAGGTTGTAATTGTTATGGCAGGAAGTGATCCTTCGATTCCCGCCACCATGCAACACGCAAGGAGCATGCGCGCCGAGATTCCTTTGATGGATGGCCAGAGTCCAAAACTGGTTGATCTGTTTTCAAGAATAAATGGCGGTGTTCTCAACATCCCGACGTTTTACGATCGCTCAGAAGGTGTAGATCGAAGGCCTGACAAGCTCTGTATTGCTATGCAACTTCTGAGGCACAGATTTGGTCGCCAGCTAAAGTACGTATCCTCTGGTCTCCTCCGGTTCATTGCCGCAGCACACTTTCGGTATAGTGTTCGCAGTATTGCTCATCTCATAGATCAAATCCCCCAAAAGGAATCTCCTGAGACCCTATTCGCGAAAGATTGCGAACTTCCACCTTCCAAGGTGGAAACGCTCAAGAACTCTAGCTTGGCATATCATCTGATCCACGAGGACCAAGCCTATGGCATTGCCCAGCTCTGGAAAGAAGCATTTTCTCGCGAATCAATAGTTCCAATTCATTCCAATGTCATTACTCGTTACGGTACACCAACTGGGCCAATTCCAGACGAGTTCGCCGACTTCATTGTGCGTCAAATGCTCGAAGAAATTGGAAATGATCCGGCGAACCCGTTTAAAGCAAACTAA
- a CDS encoding toprim domain-containing protein: MAQRNRGYIDVDSLQQELVASGDVVERIANFYNVSLPELHKTQNETRLACIFACSKEQETGDRAISIKTNQDGAVFRCFQYGCTVRGNLLNLMYLMKHNSEPVDGKLKGREFKEIASDLQALVTGRTPKPKAETPSTRQSPATESMEDESPLVNIPLKDSENERARELVNLDEQFITDVAEMSPKAAAYVRKRPFMRPEIMKKFRCGYLPNNAKGLLRGHFVYGYPDADGNILTWFGRNLNYEDQHKKWERSGDSSKEPQKFKFVKGFHRGQELYGEPQFHELATSEQLQQIGIILVEGPNDAINLHTLGIPALAVCSNTITETQADKLATLVKEISGGYVSVMFDLDHAGENGAKQTALELAKRCCVRLAWTSGFAEGKFKGRQPESVTAENWDTAILPTLMHVS, from the coding sequence ATGGCACAAAGAAATCGTGGCTACATTGATGTTGATTCACTGCAACAAGAACTGGTCGCCTCGGGTGATGTCGTTGAACGCATCGCCAATTTCTACAACGTATCATTGCCAGAACTCCACAAAACTCAGAACGAAACGCGGCTGGCTTGTATCTTCGCCTGCAGCAAAGAACAGGAAACCGGTGACCGTGCTATTTCCATCAAAACAAATCAGGATGGAGCCGTGTTTCGCTGTTTTCAATACGGCTGCACGGTCCGAGGAAACCTGCTCAACCTGATGTATCTGATGAAACACAATTCAGAACCTGTAGATGGAAAACTGAAAGGGCGAGAATTCAAGGAAATCGCCTCTGACCTGCAAGCACTCGTTACAGGACGGACACCGAAACCAAAAGCAGAAACACCATCAACACGCCAATCCCCAGCAACGGAATCGATGGAGGATGAATCCCCTCTCGTCAACATCCCGTTGAAAGACTCCGAAAATGAACGGGCACGTGAATTGGTCAATCTCGATGAACAGTTCATAACTGATGTCGCGGAGATGTCACCCAAAGCAGCCGCCTATGTGCGAAAACGCCCGTTTATGAGACCTGAGATCATGAAGAAGTTTCGTTGTGGTTACCTTCCCAATAATGCAAAAGGACTGTTACGCGGCCATTTTGTTTATGGCTATCCTGATGCGGACGGCAACATTCTGACCTGGTTCGGTCGCAATCTGAACTACGAAGACCAACACAAAAAATGGGAACGCTCCGGTGACAGTTCCAAAGAACCACAGAAATTCAAATTTGTGAAAGGTTTTCATCGGGGGCAAGAACTTTATGGCGAACCACAATTCCACGAACTCGCCACCTCGGAACAACTCCAGCAAATCGGCATCATACTCGTCGAAGGACCGAACGATGCGATCAACCTGCACACGCTCGGCATTCCGGCTTTGGCAGTCTGCAGTAATACCATTACCGAAACCCAAGCTGACAAGTTAGCAACCTTGGTCAAAGAAATTTCCGGTGGTTATGTCTCAGTCATGTTCGACCTGGACCATGCAGGTGAAAATGGTGCGAAACAGACAGCGTTGGAGCTGGCAAAACGATGCTGTGTACGTCTCGCGTGGACAAGCGGTTTTGCAGAGGGAAAATTCAAAGGTCGACAACCGGAATCCGTGACCGCTGAAAATTGGGATACGGCGATTCTCCCAACCCTAATGCATGTATCGTAA
- a CDS encoding replication-relaxation family protein, translating to MTIKLFTKSRWQKTARDDDILAALARCPLTAEEILKLSQTWSQPFLSLRRVQERMKDLTTAGQLHSWRYATTGPGGARLYYKLTLAGYRTVMQDDQVEPPTKRFFHEISPGRHRHQRALSQFIVQTYVAAHYRGIKVTDFHPENTFRIDCGERPLWPDARFTLALPNGTQFPYCVELDNSTESVLSYKSADSISSKMGRYLVDMVVMPQPYRVIFAITGSPDRLRHIVDVAGQYKISEQSLAPFYVVLLDDYLSHFDAFFRPCFHSPQNANIPLLRSQSRQFQIASALLERPAAV from the coding sequence ATGACAATCAAATTATTCACGAAATCACGTTGGCAAAAAACAGCGCGCGATGATGACATCCTGGCTGCTTTAGCTCGTTGCCCTTTGACGGCGGAAGAAATTCTCAAACTGAGTCAAACCTGGTCGCAGCCATTTTTGAGTTTGCGGCGGGTGCAGGAACGCATGAAAGACCTGACCACCGCAGGCCAGTTGCATTCGTGGCGCTATGCCACGACTGGCCCAGGTGGTGCCCGCCTGTATTACAAACTGACGTTAGCCGGTTATCGCACGGTGATGCAAGACGATCAGGTTGAGCCGCCCACGAAACGGTTTTTTCATGAGATCAGTCCCGGAAGGCATCGACATCAACGGGCTCTCTCACAGTTTATCGTGCAGACCTATGTCGCCGCCCATTATCGGGGGATCAAGGTCACTGATTTTCATCCAGAAAACACGTTTCGAATTGATTGCGGAGAACGCCCACTGTGGCCGGATGCCCGTTTTACTTTAGCATTGCCGAATGGAACGCAGTTCCCTTATTGTGTGGAACTGGATAACAGTACCGAATCAGTGCTGTCGTACAAAAGTGCAGACAGTATTTCGAGTAAAATGGGACGCTATCTGGTCGATATGGTCGTTATGCCTCAGCCGTACCGTGTGATCTTTGCGATTACCGGTTCGCCAGATCGGTTGCGGCATATTGTTGATGTTGCCGGGCAATACAAAATATCTGAACAATCCTTAGCGCCGTTTTATGTGGTATTGCTGGACGACTATCTGTCACATTTCGATGCCTTTTTTCGGCCCTGTTTTCATTCGCCCCAGAATGCGAACATCCCATTGTTGCGATCACAGTCACGGCAGTTTCAGATTGCCTCAGCCCTTCTGGAAAGACCGGCAGCAGTGTGA